Below is a window of Perca fluviatilis chromosome 14, GENO_Pfluv_1.0, whole genome shotgun sequence DNA.
AGACCCCGCCCCCGCCCCAACCGACCCACCACCCTGACCATCACCTCCACCACTTCCACCGAAATCTCCCTTTCTTCTCCTGCCGTGTTCCCTTCCGTCATCTCCGCCAATTCCACACACCCCACCGTTCCTCCATAACACCCTGTAACCCTCCCCGCTCCCCGACTCCCCTTCTATCAGCCTGCCTGGACATCTGGGGATGGTTGGCCGAACAGAGGAGTAAACTGTGAGAGTGTTAAGATCAGAAAACAGATTGAAACTTGGGGCCTGGACACCCATCAAACAGGTGGGAGAGCAAAGCAAGCAGTCTGTGAGGGAGGGACAGAAACAGACACCCAGACAGATAGAAAACAGATACGGGGAGGAAGATTGGTATTGATTTAGAGTGGAATGAAGGCAGTGGGAGATTTAGGTTTAGATACCGTGAGCTtatatctacacacacacacacacacacacacacacacacacacacacacacacactcaaacacagtaGTAGGGTGGCAGAGgttaaagagatttaagccaAACACTTTTCTCctcagtctgtgtctgtctttgctGATCTCCTTCTTAGGGCCACCCCTCCCCTCCAACTCACCCCAGCCCAGGCTTTTCATCCCTGGAATAAtttacctacacacacacacacacacacacacacacacacacacacacacacacacacacacacgcgcaggtGCATTGTGCCTGAGTCGCCCACTGTAGATGCTCCGTACACAGCAGGAAGTGTTCCTGAACAGTGACTCATCATTGCCATTTCTTGACGAGGATCCAGGGAAAGCCCATACGGCGTGCCACCTCTCCCTCCATCTGGCCTCTCCCTCAGCTCACACTCTCACAAGGTGTGTTCAGACAGGAAGCAAAGGGAATTTTTCTCGTTACGTCAATTACGTGAGTTTAACCCACACAGTTTGATCCGACTGGGCACATACCGGTTCTCCTCAGCTTCTGTCATGCTGCTCAATTGCCCGTTTGTATGCGCCGTCCATTAAAGGAAATACTAACCTCTGCCAGCAACGAGCAAATGACGACAACAGTACTTGGCAAATAGCCAATCAAATTGCAGCTTGGCCACAGGCAATCCGCCACACTTGGCATTCAATTTGTGACATCCCCTTTCATTGCCAAAGGCTTTAGGCATGTGTATTGCTGTTTTCTCCACCCGTTGAGCCAAGCCCATTTAAAACACCATATTAAAACTATTATATCAGCCACCGATTGTAGAAtgttacttttttgttgttgttgctctaGTTAAAACACAAAAGTACTCGAGCCATTCCAttgactttttatgcaaagctctAAAATTTGCCTCACGTTCTGTCTGAACACACCTTTTAAGGTACTGTACACGGACGACTGAAGTAGATGCTTGCTttcacaactcttcacacacagCCAATGGCTGCATAAAGTGAGCGTGATTGCCGGATTAAAGTTCCAGAAATTGTCAGATGCAGTTCCCCGCGAAGATGCACCACGGAAACGGGGTTTTTAGATGCTGTCAGTCCATCCGACAAGCATTTCATTTGAAGCATACCGAAGTGCAAAGCGATATTTATTTTGCATTCTCGCGAAAAAACAAGCTTAAGTAGCATAGTGAGCACTTGTGGGGCTATTTGGCAAGCCGCTGTGGCTGGGGAGCTAACTTTTATCATTGTCAGCTAGCTCGGTCGCTAACAGTAAGTTAACCGTTTACTCAAAAGACAAAGTTGCACCATCGACTCCTGTCTGCAAACCGTTTCTCTTTGCTGGGAATGTTTACATGAACGCGGACGGTACACCACAGCTAATACGATAGCCTCTAGTTCCCtctggacctttttcacagcagatttGACTTGtcgtaggaaaagcacagctgaaattggtAACCTTtaagggcttatcacggtctaccctggctgtagataggtgggccaatgcattttttgtctcagtgccattaattaggttgtttttttgtcttttgttggctcactgtTACTCAtagcatgctaaccggcaacataggattccattcactacgctaagctaactagcggcggcggcGCTGCTGgcgttgcaccggactaaaacaaagcatgcacaaaaaatgcattggcccacctacagctaggggagcccgtgataagacctatttcaacaaatggtggcgtatccctttaacgatggctcaattccatcaagtgtcccagtaagctatttcagtgagtcagcatgcccaataccagggcctctcctaagtggaatgcagccatcagtaatggttttgaatacacctgtgcttttcctgctatgacatgtcaacatgtctgccgtgaaaaaggtctcaCGATGGTTTGCGATTGGTCAATGGCACAAATCCACGTGTCAAAAGAATTCACCAAAGTCAAACCAGGGGAAGCAGTGCAGATTTACTTTGCGGCGATTCCGCCGAAATGAAATTGGTCTCAAAAAGTTAATGCCGGTACTCACCCAAAGGACCCTTCTCTGTAAACTATAATGTGGAGAGAGAGCTCCACGCAAAGACAGATTGTAGTTAGTTCGGACAGAAGCATTAACCAAGAGCTTCTCCAACCAAAGTCCCCGCTCAACACTCGAGTTAGAAGAGGACCCACTGGCAGGTCGGCTAATTCCACACGTACACGTCAGAGCGGGGACGGAGGCGGAGGGTAGTTtggtcattttattttatttttttcagtcttcatttcacacacacaaaagaaagcaATGTGACAAAATGCTGTAACATTTAGCACGGCAACTTCCTGGAATGACACTAAATATAACAGTCCAAGGGCAGGTAACGCTGCGTACACGCGGTGAGatgtgaggggggggggacacacacAAGCAGTTTAACTTAAAGAGAAGCAATTGGCAATTCTCTGCGTTGAGCTTACAATTACTGTTTTATTATTGTGGttttaccattttttttaatttttagttTCTCATTGATAGAGACAACTTGTACAATTAGTTTAAACTCTCATGCTTAGTTAGTATGTGACGGAGTAGGTTTTAGGGTGTCATTTTCTTCTTGCTTGTTTGCAGATGAAGCTGAGGTGGAGatgtggtgtgggtgtgtgtctgcctcGGGGGTTTGGGGGTGTGGGGGCGCCTTGCAAAGCTGCTGTTCCTTCCCTGAAAGCACAATTGTGTTCTGTTTGGAAACGTGGTTGACGCCTGTCTTTTCATGTCCCTGTGCATTTCGGCTTCCCATGATGCTTCAGTGTTCCAGCTTGTGCCACCGGTGTTACTCTTCTTTTTACATTGGGAGTCCGTGACAATAATTCCCACTGCCTCAGTATAACTTCAAATGCACTTTTAACTAGGCCAAGCGTTTTGTTGTCCCACAACGTCAAAAAAGGGGGTTTCAGACGCACGCCATTTGAAGTGCACTGAGGTCTTTTCACGTTCAACACGGCCAGACCTCTATCGAAGACATGTCTATAATCATGTGGACATGGACACTTGAAGACATCTCTGGGAAGTTCTGGAGCCATCTTCAAAAACGTGTTTAGGCGTAATCGATGATCTGTCAGTTGTTCAAAGTTTACTCGTTTTTGAGCGTGACATTTCATTCTTTGACGTCAGAATAACCTCAACTCGAGGTCCGTTCGCCATTTTGCCGTCCTGATCGAGAAACAAACGGTTCCATGCCCTGGAGCTCTGAGTGCCTCTCTGCTTCTCACGGCTGTGTTAGGTCTCAGTGGCGTTTCCAGGGAAACTGGCAGGAATGTGAGGAAAGGagcacccccccacacacacacacacacctgccctcATAGACACTCGTGTAAAACTTCTGTGAGCCCTAGTCAATCTGAGCCGCAACTTTTTTTACCCCGTTTTACAAAGAACCGGAAAAGCTGGTCAAAGGGTGAACGCACTGTAACTGAAGTAGCATAAAGGGCCTTGTGAGAACTCGCGCTTTGATTTCTCGGTTCTCCACCGCAGGGAGATGCATGCTGAACAGAAGCTAAATGGCGTTCTGTTCCAGACCACAGTCGGGCGGCGTCGCACGCGTCGTTGCGTCTGGAGGTTCAGGGACTGACTGGTCTCGGGTTCGCTGACCGGATATGAACTCCCGACTCTCCCCCTCCAGCCAGCCATGTCACTGCAACGTGAGGAATTCCTGGAGAATGCTCCCCGACTGGGGCCCCCCTCCACTCGGATAAGGGAGTCTCACCCAGGCTTTGGTTGCAGTCCTGGTTCTCTCTGCCACGAGAACCAACACGAAAGCTGAATATACACGAGTCCACGTTACGGTGAGAACAAAAGCCTCGTCGCTGATTGATGCTCAGTCAGATGCTCGTCAATTCTGGAGTGATCAGAGTGACGTCAGCTACTTATGGTCCTGTTGGCACCGCTCGGAAATGAGTcgtgggtgggtggggtggcATAATTTTCCACAGATGCATTTTTAGCCTTGTGTTTCTCAGCCCTGTGTAGGACTGGAATCCAACATTAAGGGGTAGGGAAggaaacaggtgtgtgtgtgtgtgtgtgtgtgtgtgtgtgtgtgtgtgtgtgtgtgtgtgtgtgtgtgtgtgtgtgtgtgtgtgtgtttgttgacaCCTGGCACATCACAGACACGAATGGAATATACTGGATAAACAGGAAtggatttccttttttttatctttctttcaACGAGTCTTGATATTCTACTGATTTTAATGTATTCATTGAATACTATACTGTGTTGTCTAATCCACGGCAGTCTGAGGGGACACTGGGTAGGGTGGGGGATCtgatgggggggggagggggctttTAGCTTATGAATGTGATTCTGATGAAACAACACTTGACTTTACTTCTTCAATTCACTTTTTGTATTAATTtgggttatgtgtgtgtgtgtgtgtgtgtgtgtgtgtggggggggtcaTTTGCACACTTGTCCTTCGCTGTTCAATGGCTTAATAAAGGCACTCACTAGGTGTTGTTTGTTAATAAAAAGCACGGAGCTCGCCTATCTGTCaccttctgtctcttttctgtTTGGCTTGTCTCCCTGCTGAGTCtgatcatgttgtttttttttttttttctgtacatattataaatatatatataataaaatgatgaaaaagatCAACGTCAACACGTGAGCCGGTCTGGTATTGTTTCATATAATGGGTTGTTGAATACTTGGGGTAATGTTTTACCTTAACTCCCAATGAAGCAGTACAATTTGTATAACTAAAGGTGTGCAAAGAATTTAGGAAAGTGTAACTCAATTTAAACTATAAAGTGTTAATATAATTTCTGCATATGGCCATCACACCTTTATCAcctggtttttgttttgtgtttttacaatAAATGCCTGAGGGAAACGTGacctacaacagtctggtaccCTTCTCTGTTTCGGCTTCCCCACCTTCAGCAAAAAGCCTAGTTCTTTACAGTCCCTAACAATAACTTTTGCACTGATAATCGGTATCAGTcaagtgtacagtatgtgtttcaATGCCAAATCAATGTGCTGTATATCAAGCATCAGGATGGGTTCTGTTTCCTACAAAATTAAGAGTCAGTAGAAAAGCCTCTGAAACAGCTGTTAGAAGTTAAACTTGCACTGAACATGAAACAGAGAATCCAGAAAGATAagaataacatatatatatataattttttttgtatatgtataGTGAGGAATCTGAAAAAGATGCAGAATTTGATCCCTTTGGCACATGCAAAAGTATTCTCTTATGCAACTTATTTGGTGTTAAGTTATTGTAACAAAGATGATTTATCAAGTCCAATATGATCAATGTGTTTTAATAAATAAGAGGATTATACGATGTTatgtatgatgtttttttttttgattctaTCAATCCGAAATATAAATTTTTGGTGATCTTAAAGGGTCACTCAAGTCATTTAGAATTCCACTTCCATAAACTTAAGAGGACTtccaaaaaaaagtacaaaatggAGCCAACAAAGACTGACCCTGAAGAAGGCTGCTTTGTGCAGATACAATTTTTTATGTAAGATTTTGATATGAAATAGCCAtctaaataaaggcttttataATAAATTTCACAAGAAGAGTGCCTtggatcctttttttttctttgaaactGACATCAGTCAAGCTCCAAAAACTTGATCCTTTTTTTACCACGATGCAACTCAGTAGTATCTTTTCATTAGAGCACTCCCTGCCTGCTGAACAGGATGTATTTCCAAATCCACTCCTCCAGTTTGTAGCGCAGGCTTTTTTGTTGTAAAGTGTAAGCCCGAGCCTGCGTGACCCTGGAGACATCGCTGTCGGTGGGACCATAACGCTTCAAACGGTAAAATTAAAATCAAGTTTTACAATTATATTCCATACTTAGTATTTGGTTGCAAATTCTGTAAGACATAAGACATAAGACTGGTGGCAGCTTCTTCACTTATTGTTTGAAACATTCTACTATTTGTCTTACAGCAGTACAGTGacaacctgacacacacacacacacacacacacacacacacacacacacacacacacacacacacacacacacacacacacacacacacacacacacacacacacacacacatatacttcTTTTAATTTGCCTGGTAGCATAAACAAAAAGTACAGTAAGTAGGATTTAAACTTTAAGATATGATCTCCTACTACATAGAAGATAACATCTTCTACATAGAAGATGAACTTAGGTTTTGGTCAACTTTGCATGCAATTTCTTTTTCACCTTGCCTTTCAGGGCTTCTGTACGTTTGGCACCCCATGTCATCTAAATGTTCCTCTTCATATCCTGAtcattttctcttcttctctgtgcTGCAGCAACATGTGTTCAAGGCACTTGAGAATGACCCTCTGTTTGCACGTCAGCCTGGTGAAGACGTCCCTCTCGCGAAAATGAGAGAGCTGACCTTCTTCAGGTATCAACATACTAATACCACGCTGTAATACAaattaaagtcctgcattgaaaatgttccttaaagtgactatatgtaactttttagtgtttctgaagctctgtctaaatgacatgtaacagcaaacaagactaacagTGAGAAGAACAGAATGATTTGCGGCCGGTAGACGgagctacagtaacacattctgacgggtcacagatttctttgtaacacctgaaaagcctgtgttatatCCAGCCAGGGAAAAGGAAgtaggagatttctttatataggcctaattgtttttaatgttaatttatttaaagataattttttgggacttttccctttattttttgGAAGTGGATAGActagaaaggggggagagagatgggggatgatacacagcaaagggcagcaggtcagattaaAACCCTGCGCCACTGCAGGACTCGGCGAACACTCTTACTGTGTGAGCTAGGGGTCGCCccatttaaatgttatttcagaagttatctgctgtagttatggctgatactggggcaggagcatcacaggaaaaaaggaaattaaacgaataacaactaaaagctaaaagggaaagtgaacgACGACAGGCGATAACCTGAGTCACACTCGAtcaggctttcaacagatggagacaattacgggattgtaaatgattcaaaactaaccctgaattggccctcaggtatgtaatatgtctatttcattcataaaataacttgatgcttgatgtggttgtacgtcagtagccgacattaaatgacgtcccccttccatttagcgcagatgttttattccttttactccgtgtttgtgttggccgactattttcttttcccttgtctcCCTGttcttgtgtaaagcgtccgtgggtttcatgaaatgtgctatattaatctaagttattattacttTGGTTGCTAtaacaatctcttaatgctttggctcgtgacccagtgacagtgatacccggtttatctcacgagacatccaaagtaggctaagttactgtatgcaacacttgaaatgcaacactGCATCTGTAACgttttctcttattgtaaattaatgaatttCTGTCTGAACAAAATATTCATCGCGACTATATGACGTCCCGGTAACACTAACTCAGTAATACAGTGGGTAATACatcaccgtaaagaaaagagctttaggacagcaggtgtggtaaaaacactaccgctttggTCCAAAACGGCCGCTAGAACCAACTCAAACTGatagttacatatagccactttaagtaaaagtatgtaagtatcattaGGAAAAATTTACttgaagtattaaaagtaaaagcactCAATGCataaaaatcctcccatttccaactggaaacgatccaaacagttctgtgtttaatcATCTAATCATTACCATAACATagtttaatgtgtaaagtaactagtaactaaagctgtcagatgaatgtagtggagtaaaaagtacaatatctccctctgaaatgtagtggagtagaagtagaaagtgccatgaaaagaaaagactcaaatttgtacttaagtgcagtacttgagtaaatgtactcagttacattccaccactgccatgCTCCATTACCCCGGCAACCATACAgtacatctcctcctctgtcatCCACATGGCAGCGCCCTTGATTTGTAGCCCTGCCTCTCCCTGGGGACCTTTAAATAACCTCACCCACCAGGCAGATCATCAGCTCCCCTGTAGTACATCACGTTGGAAGGGCAAATGAAGAGATACTTGATGTTGAATATCGCCAGTTGTTGTTCAGGGTCTGGCTCTGGCACTGATAGAAAAACCCTGCGGCAGCTCTGGGTGGGACTGCAGCTGCCCTCTGCATCCACTCTGCACTCAGCCCTTTTCAGCAGATATCACATGATACGATACAAGCAATATGTGCTCATTTGCAATCTCAAATACCATGTGCACCTTCATGTGGTTGTTATATTGAAGAGGTGTGTAAAGGCGCACCTTGTGGAACATCCTTGCAAGAGTTCTTGAATCTGTACAAATTGAAGGGTTtctgccctctctctccccctccttgGTGGGGAGCCATGGGGTGCTTGGTGACCTTGAGTTATTCTTAGCACAATGGGGACACTCATTACACAAAGAGACACTTCGTAGAATCTGCAGATTACCACGGTGTAGTATGCATGCTGGCTGCCGTTACTACAGCGTCAGGCATTAGTATTCGTCCAGCAACATGCAAACCTAAAATTGATGTAGAGCAGCCTTGCTACTAGAATGTTGCAGCTACTTGAAGaataattccttttttttttttttttttacaacttggGGCTTTTGGCCATCATTTTTCTAGCACTTATAATAACTACGTGCTCAATAACTTAACTCGCTAATACATGAGAACGCAGCTACATTGCTATAACTGTTTATAAGGCTGCCGGCTCACGAAACATGAGGGGATGCGTGGGAtgtccccctttctggtctgaAAAGTGAGCATCATGCGGCGACAACTTTTAGGCACAAAAtttaaaagaggaaaaagatcgtggtatGGATTgaaacactcccgaggaacaaACAAGCTTTTCCTGggtgtgctatttcattttgagatcaCTTTCCTTTGAattttgagcggcgtccgttggtgacgccactttggaaatgagctgcgaatgaaccttgcccagacccactgggggtctggtgtcaaccaggttACTAAACTACTTATGTGCACCTGAAATGTTGTTGCCCAagaaaagtgtgtgtatgtgtgtgcacaacCACAAGCAAGAATGGTTGATGTAGTTGATATGGCTCAAGCTAAACCAGGAAGTCGCTCTATAAGGCTGTAGGCCTATCATGTTTCTCCGTCTGCTTGCatgcaaaaaacaacataactgTTTTCTTTTAGACTTTTGAATCCACATCCCAGCTGGAAGTTGGATCGACCAATCAGCTTGTTTGACGCGAGGGTTAAACCTTTCTTGATTAAGATGTTATAATTCATGCTTAAAGACTCCCTGTGGAGTTCTAGACCACTAGGCCCGCAATGGAGCCATTTTTGTGGGTccctgacacacacgcacacacacacacacacacacgagtccAAGCAGTGGTTTCACACTCTTCCACTAATCAACAAGTGGCGCTAAAACATGGCAACTGTGATAAATCTTTAACTAACGTTGACTAACCTCGGTTGTCTTGTTTTTGGCACCTTCCTTTTTAGTGTTGCACAATGTTATGGGCTGACACTAAGCAGGTACAAAAGATCACTAAACGCATGTTCATTTCAACACAATTTATTTACATATTCTCCTTACACCTCATATTCCATGTGAAGGCATGGCACTTTCAGTTCATCATGTCAACGGTCCTTTTCCTGTACTCATCAGTGCTTTCTCTGTCATCCCACACTTGAGTGTTCAGATTTTTGTTCCAGCacacagtcttttttttttttttttttttttttcagcacgtCCACCTCTGCCCAATCCACCATCACATGGGGCTCCAAGGTCTGGGCTTCAATCGACGGGGCCCTGGAAGATGAGTTTGATGTGGCCCTGCTCCCCTGTCAACCAGGTTCCACAGAAGGGGCAGGCAGCATGGAAGGCATGGGTGCCGTGGGGTAACGGGATCTGGCTCCACCCCACCACAGTCTTTTCTGAGCATACATGGCCGCAGGGGCAGAAAGCGTGAGTGGGCGGCCCGGCATCCAGGTACAATCCCCCCTCACAGCCCAGCCACAGCGGCACGTAGGGGCCCACTCGCCGGCACATGGGGCACTCCCTCTCCCCGGTGCTGGCTGGTGCCGTGCCCCCGGGGCCGGCTGGACCCTTCTCCTTGCGGTAGCCCCAATTGTGGTAGCCGTGTACGTGGCCGCAGTTTACGTAGACCCAGGGCTGCTTCTTGTCAACGATCTCGCGCTGGGCCAGACTAGGGAAGGCCAGTGTGTTGAAGCCCACAGGACACTGGGGCCGGGCGGCGTTCAGCTCCTGGCGAAGGGACTCCAGCTGtttgagggtgggggtgtggcgcAGTCCGGCAGGGGTCCTCCACAGCAGAGTAGCCCCACAAAGATCAATCAGAGAACCGTCCTGGAGGGTGTTTGACTCATTTTCAACCTCAAGAGGAGAAGGAAATGTGGCAggggaaagagaagaagagagggtTTGTCAGTTCTCATCACTGGGCCGTCATTAGCTAGGACACAGGAATTGATTTGTTAAGGGCCATACTGGTGGGGTTTGTTAAACTGAGAACAACTCTGCACTGGGCTGGTACATTCCACTTTGTACCACCACATGATGGCACTGTGCTCAACTAGTTATGGTTCAGACAGTTGACTCCCATCTATTCCAATTGGCTTCCCTCAAAATATCATCATCACGTACGCATCACATTTACAGATGGAGTCTACAAATCGATCAATTAAGGATAGTATCCTGTGACAGTTTGAGTTCTTGTAGGGGACGATGCAGGTGTTTGAAGTTGAAAACAAGGCTCTCTACTTCATTTACAGCCCCAATGGGGTATTTTGCCCAACTGCTGCCACTTTAAGAGTGTATTTCCCACTCGCTGTCTATTAAGTTTGCAGATGACACCGCATTGGTAGGTTGATTTCTAAGAATAATAGGGCAGTTAACTTGAAAGCCAAAGCAAAGATAGTAGTGGTGGGCTGTATGAGTCCCAGTGGCCATTGACCCCTGATCATAAATGGACAGGATAGTCAACAGATTCTTAGGGTGTATCTCCAATAATGGGAGGTCAATACCACAACAGTGCTGAGGAAAGCTCAGCGAAGACCTTTATTTTTAAGACAGCTAAAATTTGATCACGCTGGCATTCGCATGTTCTTGGTTACTGTGTGAGTGACAACACCTCAGGTCCAGACAGGAATGAACAAAGTGGTGAGAACTGATTCCAAAATCACATGCCAGGAGCTACTGTCCACTGCTGAGGTTTACACCAATAGGGACAAGGTTCTACATGACTTCATTTCTTCCCTTCCCctttaaaaatactttaaagtaTATAGGACAGCCAGGTTCTGCAACAGCACCAGGGTGttcactagggctgcaactaacgactatttccattgtcgattaatcgattagttgctTGGTCTAAATAATTTTCCCAAAGctcaagatgacgtcctcaaatatcttgttttgtccacaactcaaatatattccgtttactgtcacagaggagtgaaactatacactaatataataataatttattaatcctgcaagggaagttacaatgttttcactgttgttagaacacacattacacacaggcctgaaatacacacacatgctcagtacctatacatgcaacAATGGcgagatgtcagagtgggggGGCTGCAACTATCGATGGACAGGCATCCCCAGCAGTTGGTGGTTCAATGCCTTGTCCAGGatgtgaactggcacctctccagctaccagtctaCCAACGTACTTTGGTCAATATGGGGACAGACTGAACTACTGCCATCCAcaagtatataatataaatatatattacaaataatatttacatttaagaagctggaaacagagaaatttaactttattttcataagtaaatgactcaaaccgataaTCAAAATAGCTGCCAATTAATTTATTAGTTggcaactaatccattaattgaTCTTTGCAGCTTTGGTGTTCACGTCCTTACACTGCATTAACAAACCCATTTCTACAGAATTCCCTGCAGTTCACGGGCTAAATCAAGATCAGTAACTTCAAACTTTGTGACCGTATCGAAGCAAACAAAGGACTCGTTATCCCATCAACCCTTTCATCTTACCAGTTTTCCCCTCTGTTGGGCTGAGCGAGTCTCCCTCAGGGCAAAGACGTTTCCACAAACTGAGATTTCCCTCCAGACGCCCGGAGCCGGCTCAGACACAAACTCCCCCGCCGGGTGCATCACCAGCACCCCGTTGGTGGTCAGGCCGTCCATTAAGCCATCTGACGTCCTCCATTTGGC
It encodes the following:
- the peli3 gene encoding E3 ubiquitin-protein ligase pellino homolog 1 isoform X3, translating into MSSEPQLWPVGMVLEGSSEALCPPPSLELRPSCNKSQPSPPLGSSSQPHDGVFPEDKEPVKYGELIVLGHNGSLANGDKGRRRSRLALYKRPKANGVKPDVIHNVSTPLVSKALSNKSQHSISYTLSRSHSVIVEYTHDTNTDMFQIGRSTESMIDFVVTDTAGSSSGQGGGAAGEGGGGGQSAQSTISRYACRIMCERSAPYTARIYAAGFDSSKNIFLGERAAKWRTSDGLMDGLTTNGVLVMHPAGEFVSEPAPGVWREISVCGNVFALRETRSAQQRGKLVENESNTLQDGSLIDLCGATLLWRTPAGLRHTPTLKQLESLRQELNAARPQCPVGFNTLAFPSLAQREIVDKKQPWVYVNCGHVHGYHNWGYRKEKGPAGPGGTAPASTGERECPMCRRVGPYVPLWLGCEGGLYLDAGPPTHAFCPCGHVCSEKTVVGWSQIPLPHGTHAFHAACPFCGTWLTGEQGHIKLIFQGPVD
- the peli3 gene encoding E3 ubiquitin-protein ligase pellino homolog 1 isoform X4 encodes the protein MSEPQLWPVGMVLEGSSEALCPPPSLELRPSCNKSQPSPPLGSSSQPHDGVFPEDKEPVKYGELIVLGHNGSLANGDKGRRRSRLALYKRPKANGVKPDVIHNVSTPLVSKALSNKSQHSISYTLSRSHSVIVEYTHDTNTDMFQIGRSTESMIDFVVTDTAGSSSGQGGGAAGEGGGGGQSAQSTISRYACRIMCERSAPYTARIYAAGFDSSKNIFLGERAAKWRTSDGLMDGLTTNGVLVMHPAGEFVSEPAPGVWREISVCGNVFALRETRSAQQRGKLVENESNTLQDGSLIDLCGATLLWRTPAGLRHTPTLKQLESLRQELNAARPQCPVGFNTLAFPSLAQREIVDKKQPWVYVNCGHVHGYHNWGYRKEKGPAGPGGTAPASTGERECPMCRRVGPYVPLWLGCEGGLYLDAGPPTHAFCPCGHVCSEKTVVGWSQIPLPHGTHAFHAACPFCGTWLTGEQGHIKLIFQGPVD
- the peli3 gene encoding E3 ubiquitin-protein ligase pellino homolog 1 isoform X5; this encodes MVLEGSSEALCPPPSLELRPSCNKSQPSPPLGSSSQPHDGVFPEDKEPVKYGELIVLGHNGSLANGDKGRRRSRLALYKRPKANGVKPDVIHNVSTPLVSKALSNKSQHSISYTLSRSHSVIVEYTHDTNTDMFQIGRSTESMIDFVVTDTAGSSSGQGGGAAGEGGGGGQSAQSTISRYACRIMCERSAPYTARIYAAGFDSSKNIFLGERAAKWRTSDGLMDGLTTNGVLVMHPAGEFVSEPAPGVWREISVCGNVFALRETRSAQQRGKLVENESNTLQDGSLIDLCGATLLWRTPAGLRHTPTLKQLESLRQELNAARPQCPVGFNTLAFPSLAQREIVDKKQPWVYVNCGHVHGYHNWGYRKEKGPAGPGGTAPASTGERECPMCRRVGPYVPLWLGCEGGLYLDAGPPTHAFCPCGHVCSEKTVVGWSQIPLPHGTHAFHAACPFCGTWLTGEQGHIKLIFQGPVD
- the peli3 gene encoding E3 ubiquitin-protein ligase pellino homolog 1 isoform X6, producing the protein MPPPLHHFHRSISSQGNREPGSEPQLWPVGMVLEGSSEALCPPPSLELRPSCNKSQPSPPLGSSSQPHDGVFPEDKEPVKYGELIVLGHNGSLANGDKGRRRSRLALYKRPKANGVKPDVIHNVSTPLVSKALSNKSQHSISYTLSRSHSVIVEYTHDTNTDMFQIGRSTESMIDFVVTDTAGSSSGQGGGAAGEGGGGGQSAQSTISRYACRIMCERSAPYTARIYAAGFDSSKNIFLGERAAKWRTSDGLMDGLTTNGVLVMHPAGEFVSEPAPGVWREISVCGNVFALRETRSAQQRGKLVENESNTLQDGSLIDLCGATLLWRTPAGLRHTPTLKQLESLRQELNAARPQCPVGFNTLAFPSLAQREIVDKKQPWVYVNCGHVHGYHNWGYRKEKGPAGPGGTAPASTGERECPMCRRVGPYVPLWLGCEGGLYLDAGPPTHAFCPCGHVCSEKTVVGWSQIPLPHGTHAFHAACPFCGTWLTGEQGHIKLIFQGPVD
- the peli3 gene encoding E3 ubiquitin-protein ligase pellino homolog 1 isoform X1, whose product is MFKKNRMEGGMLSYNINSEPQLWPVGMVLEGSSEALCPPPSLELRPSCNKSQPSPPLGSSSQPHDGVFPEDKEPVKYGELIVLGHNGSLANGDKGRRRSRLALYKRPKANGVKPDVIHNVSTPLVSKALSNKSQHSISYTLSRSHSVIVEYTHDTNTDMFQIGRSTESMIDFVVTDTAGSSSGQGGGAAGEGGGGGQSAQSTISRYACRIMCERSAPYTARIYAAGFDSSKNIFLGERAAKWRTSDGLMDGLTTNGVLVMHPAGEFVSEPAPGVWREISVCGNVFALRETRSAQQRGKLVENESNTLQDGSLIDLCGATLLWRTPAGLRHTPTLKQLESLRQELNAARPQCPVGFNTLAFPSLAQREIVDKKQPWVYVNCGHVHGYHNWGYRKEKGPAGPGGTAPASTGERECPMCRRVGPYVPLWLGCEGGLYLDAGPPTHAFCPCGHVCSEKTVVGWSQIPLPHGTHAFHAACPFCGTWLTGEQGHIKLIFQGPVD